Proteins encoded within one genomic window of Nilaparvata lugens isolate BPH chromosome 11, ASM1435652v1, whole genome shotgun sequence:
- the LOC120353578 gene encoding uncharacterized protein LOC120353578, with amino-acid sequence MFDIETLISQIKAHPIIYDTEHQDYSNNDLKAQCWYAIGNTLFNDWEAVNDDEKFERVEDMLMKWNEMKNAFVKDYKLQLMSSDQSKRKKPSLEENDNSSPTFEQMMFLLPFIKHPTPQQEIESSDTIEAVDTIEDVAVPNTCGTNNVLVPSPKDDSKHSLETSTMTKNVVDSEFINGSNVLSMPSKNAFSICENLNDSNPPSTPSFRNAVDVNNESSLLPTLKPAKPIVARKALVITRKNVLSHSKQFYSRINIEKKKEDLMISTEKTDINIQKVTKSFEMKKENENRDQYGHGTFLSSFAPILYSMPLQEAMQVRSKISGIMSHQFKNN; translated from the exons ATGTTTGATATTGAAACTTTAATCTCACAAATCAAAGCGCATCCTATTATTTATGATACTGAGCATCAAGATTACtcaaataatgatttgaaagcTCAATGTTGGTATGCAATTGGAAACACTCTTTTCAATGATTGGGAAGCTGtcaatgatgatgaaaaattcGAAAGAG TTGAAGATATGTTAATGAAGTGGAACGAGATGAAAAATGCATTTGTAAAGGATTACAAATTGCAGCTAATGTCTTCAGATCAGTCAAAACGCAAGAAGCCATCATTAGAAGAAAACGATAATTCATCACCCACAtttgaacagatgatgtttcTTTTGCCGTTTATAAAACATCCAACCCCCCAACAAGAGATTGAGTCATCAGACACTATTGAAGCCGTTGACACAATTGAAGATGTTGCAGTACCGAATACATGTGGAACAAATAATGTTTTAGTACCGTCACCTAAAGATGATTCAAAACATTCATTAGAAACTTCCACAATGACTAAAAATGTAGTTGATAGTGAATTTATAAATGGGTCGAATGTTTTATCAATGCCCTCCAAGAATGCATTTTCAATTTGTGAGAATTTGAATGATTCAAATCCACCATCCACACCATCATTTCGAAATGCTGTAGATGTGAATAATGAATCAAGTCTCCTACCTACACTGAAACCTGCTAAGCCAATAGTAGCTCGTAAAGCATTAGTAATTACACGAAAAAACGTGCTAAGTCATTCAAAACAATTCTATagtagaataaatattgaaaagaaaaaagaggatTTGATGATTTCTACTGAGAAAACTGATATAAACATCCAAAAGGTGACTAAATCTTTTGAGatgaagaaagaaaatgaaaaccGCGATCAGTATGGTCATGGCACTTTTCTCAGCTCTTTTGCTCCAATACTGTACAGTATGCCACTTCAAGAAGCAATGCAAGTTCGGAGTAAAATTTCTGGAATTATGTCAcatcaattcaaaaataattaa